A window from Symbiopectobacterium purcellii encodes these proteins:
- a CDS encoding ABC transporter ATP-binding protein: protein MCASALHAATAPPFLAMHQVTQRYPLPGTRFWQATQYHCVIDNVTLSLNKGEHVGLVGASGAGKSTLLKILLGLATPNSGSVHCQGRAVVPASTAALRWYRQLVQYIPQDPAATLAPHKTVAQSIAEPLHFLSHGTPSMSILQRALDDVALPASLLHQRVGTLSGGQAQRVAIARALALRPAFLIADEPVSGLDLPLRAQITALFDQLARHYDMGMLVVSHDISTVAALCQRVLVLHQGHIVEDRPCSALLSTPAHPHTRALLAAIPTLPDCYC from the coding sequence ATGTGTGCTTCTGCATTGCACGCGGCCACCGCGCCCCCTTTTCTGGCGATGCATCAGGTAACGCAGCGCTATCCGCTGCCGGGCACTCGCTTCTGGCAAGCCACCCAGTATCATTGCGTAATTGATAATGTGACGCTGTCACTTAACAAAGGCGAACATGTCGGATTGGTGGGTGCATCGGGTGCCGGAAAATCAACGCTGCTGAAGATTTTATTGGGATTAGCAACGCCAAACTCAGGAAGTGTGCACTGTCAGGGCCGTGCCGTTGTTCCTGCTTCCACCGCAGCGCTGCGTTGGTATCGCCAGTTGGTACAGTATATTCCCCAAGATCCCGCCGCCACGCTGGCCCCCCATAAAACGGTGGCACAGTCGATTGCCGAGCCACTGCATTTCTTAAGCCATGGCACACCGTCTATGTCGATATTGCAACGTGCCCTTGACGATGTCGCGTTGCCAGCCTCACTGCTGCACCAGCGCGTGGGAACACTTTCCGGTGGGCAAGCGCAGCGGGTAGCGATTGCCCGCGCGCTGGCCTTACGACCAGCTTTCCTGATTGCTGATGAGCCGGTAAGCGGTTTGGATTTACCGTTACGCGCGCAGATAACGGCGTTATTTGACCAACTTGCCCGGCACTATGATATGGGAATGCTCGTGGTTTCCCATGATATTTCCACTGTGGCGGCACTGTGCCAGCGCGTATTGGTCCTGCATCAGGGGCACATTGTCGAGGACAGGCCGTGTAGCGCGCTGCTCTCCACCCCTGCCCATCCACATACGCGGGCGCTGCTGGCGGCTATCCCGACACTCCCTGATTGTTATTGTTAA
- a CDS encoding D-amino acid dehydrogenase: MRVVILGSGVIGVSTAWYLCQAGHDVTVVDRQPAPALETSAGNAGQISPGYSAPWAAPGIPLKAIKWLFQRHAPLAIRPDCSSDQLRWMWQMLMNCDSAHYQVNKARMVRLAEYSRDCLQALRACTAIQYEGRQGGTLQLFRSEQQYDNASRDIAVLRDAGVPYQLLTSQELATVEPALASVAHKLSGGLRLPHDETGDCQLFTQRLAEMAQAAGVVFRFDESVEQLQVAGDRVTEVRCNGQRVTADAYVVACGSYSTALVRQWMHLPVYPLKGYSLTLPLANEAAAPVSTVLDETYKVAVTRFDRRIRVGGMAEIVGFDTALNPKRRETLEMVVRDLYPDAGPVEQATFWTGLRPMTPDGTPLVGRSPLSNLYLNTGHGTLGWTMACGSGQLLADIISGKTPDIAHDDLSIFRYASV; encoded by the coding sequence ATGCGGGTTGTAATCTTAGGCAGTGGCGTTATTGGCGTCAGCACGGCGTGGTATTTGTGTCAGGCAGGACATGACGTAACGGTGGTTGACCGACAGCCTGCACCGGCGCTGGAAACCAGTGCGGGCAACGCTGGGCAAATTTCCCCCGGTTATTCCGCGCCTTGGGCAGCGCCTGGCATCCCTTTGAAAGCCATAAAATGGTTATTTCAGCGCCATGCTCCGTTAGCTATCCGGCCCGATTGTTCCAGTGACCAGTTACGTTGGATGTGGCAGATGCTGATGAACTGCGATTCCGCGCATTATCAGGTCAACAAAGCGCGCATGGTGCGCCTGGCAGAATACAGCCGTGACTGTTTGCAGGCACTGCGCGCGTGCACGGCGATTCAGTACGAAGGCCGCCAAGGCGGGACGCTGCAACTGTTTCGCAGCGAGCAGCAGTATGACAATGCCAGCCGGGATATTGCCGTGCTGCGCGATGCGGGTGTTCCATACCAGTTGCTGACCTCTCAGGAGCTGGCGACGGTGGAGCCTGCTCTTGCTTCGGTGGCGCATAAACTCAGCGGTGGGCTGCGTTTGCCCCATGATGAAACTGGCGACTGCCAACTGTTTACTCAGCGTCTGGCTGAAATGGCGCAGGCGGCTGGTGTGGTTTTTCGTTTTGACGAATCTGTCGAACAGTTGCAGGTGGCTGGCGATCGCGTCACTGAGGTGCGGTGTAATGGACAACGCGTAACCGCTGATGCCTATGTGGTGGCCTGCGGTTCCTATTCGACGGCGCTGGTACGCCAGTGGATGCACCTGCCGGTCTATCCCCTGAAAGGCTATTCACTCACGCTGCCGCTTGCCAACGAAGCCGCAGCACCGGTTTCAACGGTACTCGATGAGACGTACAAAGTGGCTGTGACGCGCTTCGATCGCCGTATTCGTGTCGGGGGCATGGCAGAAATCGTTGGTTTTGACACAGCCCTTAACCCTAAACGCCGTGAAACGTTGGAAATGGTGGTGCGCGATCTTTACCCTGACGCTGGGCCGGTAGAGCAGGCAACGTTCTGGACCGGGCTGCGCCCAATGACCCCAGACGGCACGCCATTGGTAGGCCGTTCGCCGCTATCCAATCTTTATCTTAATACCGGACACGGTACCTTAGGCTGGACGATGGCATGCGGTTCGGGGCAACTGCTGGCGGATATCATTTCTGGCAAGACGCCTGACATTGCCCATGACGATTTGTCGATCTTTCGTTACGCCAGCGTTTAA
- a CDS encoding SpoVR family protein gives MVTKTKTRVPQAETRLNDGPDWTFDLLQTYLEEIDRVAKHYRLETYPHQIEVITSEQMMDAYSSIGMPINYSHWSFGKRFIETEQRYKHGQQGLAYEIVINSDPCIAYLMEENTITMQALVMAHACYGHNSFFKDNYLFRSWTDAGSIVDYLIFARQYIAQCEERYGVEEVEQLLDSCHALMNYGVDRYKRPQKISLEEEKLRQKSREAYLQSQVNELWRTLPRRDPEISLESTRRFPREPQENILYFMEKNAPLLEPWQREVLRIVRKVSQYFYPQKQTQVMNEGWATFWHYTILNHLYDEGKVTERFMMEFLHSHTNVVYQPPYNSPYYNGINPYALGFAMFQDIKRICQTPTEEDRYWFPDIAGKDWLETLHFAMQNFKDESFISQFLSPKVMRDFRLFTVLDDDHNNYLEIAAIHDEEGYRMISQELSAQYNLSNQEPNIQVWNVDLRGNRSLTLRYVPHHRAPLDKSSHDVMKHVHRLWGFDVYLEQQNADGSVELVERCPARNPGVN, from the coding sequence ATGGTGACAAAAACAAAGACTCGAGTACCGCAAGCTGAAACACGTTTGAATGATGGACCAGACTGGACGTTCGATTTGCTGCAAACCTACCTTGAGGAGATTGATCGGGTGGCGAAGCACTATCGCCTGGAAACCTACCCGCATCAAATCGAGGTCATCACTTCTGAGCAAATGATGGATGCCTATTCGAGCATCGGCATGCCCATCAACTATTCCCATTGGTCGTTTGGTAAGCGGTTTATCGAAACCGAACAGCGCTATAAACACGGTCAGCAAGGGCTGGCCTATGAGATCGTGATCAACTCCGATCCTTGTATCGCGTATTTGATGGAAGAAAACACCATCACCATGCAAGCCTTAGTGATGGCGCACGCCTGTTATGGCCACAACTCCTTTTTTAAAGATAACTATTTATTTCGCAGTTGGACCGATGCCGGCTCCATCGTCGACTACCTGATTTTTGCCCGGCAATATATCGCCCAATGCGAAGAGCGCTATGGCGTTGAAGAGGTCGAGCAATTGCTTGATTCCTGCCATGCGCTGATGAATTACGGCGTCGATCGCTACAAACGCCCGCAAAAGATTTCGCTGGAAGAGGAAAAACTGCGTCAGAAAAGCCGTGAAGCCTATTTGCAAAGTCAGGTCAATGAACTGTGGCGCACTCTGCCACGGCGCGATCCCGAAATTTCGCTCGAATCGACGCGTCGTTTCCCGCGCGAGCCGCAAGAGAATATTCTCTATTTTATGGAGAAGAATGCACCGTTACTGGAGCCCTGGCAGCGCGAAGTGCTGCGCATTGTACGTAAGGTCAGCCAGTATTTTTACCCACAAAAACAGACTCAGGTCATGAATGAGGGCTGGGCGACGTTTTGGCACTACACCATTCTCAATCATCTCTACGATGAAGGGAAAGTGACCGAGCGGTTTATGATGGAGTTCCTGCACAGTCACACCAATGTGGTCTATCAGCCTCCGTACAACAGCCCCTATTACAATGGCATCAATCCTTATGCACTCGGGTTCGCCATGTTTCAGGATATCAAGCGGATTTGCCAAACGCCGACAGAAGAGGACCGCTATTGGTTCCCTGATATTGCGGGCAAGGACTGGTTGGAAACCCTGCATTTCGCCATGCAGAACTTTAAAGATGAAAGCTTTATCAGCCAGTTTTTATCACCCAAGGTGATGCGCGATTTCCGGCTGTTTACCGTGCTGGATGACGACCACAATAATTACCTGGAGATTGCCGCCATCCATGATGAGGAAGGCTACCGGATGATCAGTCAAGAGCTGTCCGCGCAGTACAATCTCAGCAATCAGGAGCCCAATATTCAGGTGTGGAATGTGGATCTGCGCGGTAACCGCTCGCTGACGCTGCGCTATGTTCCTCACCACCGCGCACCGCTCGACAAGAGCAGCCACGATGTGATGAAACATGTACATCGTCTGTGGGGATTTGATGTTTATCTGGAACAGCAGAATGCAGACGGCAGCGTAGAATTGGTTGAACGCTGTCCTGCGCGTAACCCTGGGGTTAACTGA
- the fadR gene encoding fatty acid metabolism transcriptional regulator FadR, which translates to MVIKAQSPAGFAEEYIIESIWNNRFPPGSILPAERELSELIGVTRTTLREVLQRLARDGWLTIQHGKPTKINNFWETSGLNILETLARLDHDSVPQLIDNLLAVRTNIAAIFIRTALRQHPDKSQEVLIQWASVEDNADAFTQLDYAIFRGLAFVSGNPIYGLILNGLKGLYMRVGRYYFSNPDARKLAIDFYARLETIAKEGQHERVMDAVRTYGKESGAIWHSMQNQIPRDIAEVRR; encoded by the coding sequence ATGGTTATCAAGGCGCAAAGTCCTGCTGGATTCGCGGAAGAATATATTATCGAAAGTATTTGGAATAATCGTTTTCCTCCCGGTTCAATCTTACCTGCGGAACGTGAATTATCGGAACTGATCGGGGTAACCCGTACCACGTTGCGCGAGGTGCTACAGCGCCTGGCCCGTGATGGCTGGCTGACGATTCAGCATGGTAAACCCACGAAAATCAACAATTTTTGGGAAACATCCGGGCTGAACATCCTGGAAACACTGGCGCGACTCGATCACGACAGTGTCCCGCAACTGATTGATAATTTGCTGGCTGTGCGCACCAACATTGCCGCGATTTTTATTCGTACTGCGCTGCGTCAACATCCTGATAAGAGCCAGGAAGTATTAATACAGTGGGCCAGTGTCGAAGACAACGCCGATGCATTTACACAACTGGATTATGCAATTTTCCGTGGATTGGCGTTTGTTTCCGGTAATCCGATTTATGGATTGATTCTTAACGGGCTGAAAGGGCTGTATATGCGGGTTGGGCGTTATTACTTCTCTAACCCGGATGCGCGTAAGCTGGCTATTGATTTTTATGCTCGACTGGAAACCATCGCGAAAGAAGGTCAACACGAGCGTGTGATGGATGCGGTGCGTACCTACGGTAAAGAGAGTGGCGCTATCTGGCACAGCATGCAAAACCAGATCCCGCGCGATATTGCTGAGGTTCGTCGCTAA
- the nhaB gene encoding sodium/proton antiporter NhaB → MTDMSIRRALQTNFLGQCPGWYKLTLLGFLILNPLVFFWVSPFLAGWLLVAEFIFTLGMALKCYPLQPGGLLALQAVFIGMTSPEQIWHEVSRNIPVITLLIFMVEGIYFMKPLLLFVFTRLLLRIRSKTLLSLAFCLAAAFLSAFLDALTVIAVVIGVATGFYDIYHRYINGLDQQSQSITDEQAQTLEQFRAFLRSLLMHAGVGTALGGVMTMVGEPQNLIIAKTAGWDFASFFLRMSAVTVPVFLCGIATCILVERVKICGYGVALPDTVRQVLEDYERKTSAERAPQERTILWIQGVIGIWLIAALAFHLAEVGLIGLSVIILVTSFCGITEEHAIGKAFQDAMPFTALLTVFFAIVAVIIDQQLFTPLIQFVLQGSEQNQLTLFYLFNGLLSSISDNVFVGSIYINEAHQAFEQGRISQEQFELLAVAINTGTNLPSVATPNGQAAFLFLLTSALAPLIRLSYGRMVIMALPYTIVMTLVGWLCVAFALVPATELFTEWQWIALPKL, encoded by the coding sequence ATGACGGACATGTCGATAAGACGCGCACTGCAAACTAATTTTCTGGGGCAATGCCCCGGTTGGTATAAATTAACCCTGCTGGGTTTCCTCATCCTCAATCCCTTGGTGTTTTTTTGGGTCAGTCCTTTTTTAGCGGGCTGGTTACTGGTCGCCGAGTTTATTTTTACGCTGGGCATGGCCCTGAAATGCTACCCGCTCCAGCCCGGTGGACTACTGGCGCTGCAAGCGGTGTTTATCGGCATGACAAGTCCAGAGCAGATCTGGCATGAGGTTTCTCGCAATATTCCCGTCATCACACTGCTGATATTTATGGTTGAGGGCATCTACTTTATGAAGCCGCTGTTGCTGTTCGTGTTCACGCGACTGTTGCTGCGCATCCGTTCCAAGACGCTGCTTTCACTCGCGTTCTGCCTGGCGGCCGCATTTTTGTCGGCGTTCCTGGATGCCTTGACCGTCATCGCGGTGGTGATTGGCGTTGCCACCGGGTTTTATGATATTTACCACCGGTACATCAACGGTCTGGATCAACAATCCCAGTCGATCACCGACGAGCAGGCGCAAACGTTGGAACAATTTCGCGCCTTTCTACGCAGTTTATTGATGCACGCGGGCGTGGGTACAGCTCTCGGCGGCGTGATGACCATGGTCGGTGAGCCACAAAACCTGATTATTGCCAAAACCGCCGGCTGGGATTTCGCCAGCTTTTTCTTGCGTATGTCTGCAGTCACCGTTCCGGTATTCCTGTGCGGGATCGCGACCTGCATTCTGGTAGAGCGTGTAAAAATTTGCGGCTATGGCGTCGCACTGCCGGATACCGTGCGTCAGGTGCTGGAAGATTACGAGCGTAAGACCAGCGCCGAACGGGCACCGCAAGAGCGTACTATTCTGTGGATTCAGGGCGTTATTGGCATCTGGTTGATTGCAGCCCTGGCATTTCACCTGGCAGAAGTCGGTTTAATCGGACTGAGCGTTATTATTCTGGTTACCTCGTTTTGCGGCATCACAGAAGAACACGCCATCGGCAAAGCCTTTCAGGATGCGATGCCTTTTACGGCATTACTTACCGTGTTCTTTGCCATTGTTGCGGTGATTATTGACCAGCAACTGTTCACACCGCTGATTCAGTTTGTGCTTCAAGGCTCGGAGCAAAACCAGCTTACGCTGTTTTACCTGTTTAATGGCCTGCTCTCTTCTATTTCTGACAATGTGTTCGTCGGCTCTATTTATATCAACGAGGCGCATCAGGCCTTTGAACAAGGCCGCATCTCACAGGAACAGTTTGAACTGTTAGCCGTAGCGATCAACACCGGTACTAACCTGCCTTCAGTCGCGACACCCAACGGACAGGCCGCCTTTCTCTTTTTGCTGACCTCGGCCCTGGCCCCGCTCATTCGACTTTCTTATGGCAGAATGGTGATCATGGCACTGCCCTATACGATAGTCATGACGCTGGTAGGCTGGCTGTGCGTCGCATTCGCGTTAGTGCCTGCAACCGAACTGTTTACTGAATGGCAGTGGATAGCGCTACCAAAACTGTAA
- the dsbB gene encoding disulfide bond formation protein DsbB gives MLRFLNRCSRGRGAWLLMALTAFAFELVALYFQHVMLLKPCVLCIYQRSALFGVMGAGLLGAIAPATLLRYPAIFLWIYSAVEGLKLAWEHTNVMLHPSPFAVCDFFVNFPSWLPLDKWLPSVFVAYGDCAERQWQFLSLVMPQWMLVIFGAFLVMGVLVLIAQPFKPKRRDLFSR, from the coding sequence ATGTTGCGATTTCTTAACCGCTGCTCACGTGGGCGCGGTGCCTGGCTGTTAATGGCTTTGACGGCGTTTGCCTTTGAATTGGTCGCGCTTTATTTTCAGCATGTCATGTTGCTCAAACCTTGTGTGCTGTGTATCTACCAGCGCAGCGCACTGTTCGGCGTGATGGGTGCCGGGTTGCTGGGGGCTATCGCACCCGCGACGCTGCTGCGCTATCCAGCCATTTTCCTGTGGATCTACAGTGCAGTCGAAGGATTAAAGCTCGCCTGGGAGCACACCAATGTCATGCTGCATCCTTCACCGTTTGCCGTGTGTGACTTCTTTGTCAACTTCCCGTCATGGCTGCCGCTGGACAAATGGCTGCCCTCCGTGTTCGTTGCTTACGGTGACTGTGCCGAGCGCCAATGGCAGTTCCTGTCACTGGTTATGCCACAGTGGATGCTGGTGATTTTCGGTGCGTTTCTGGTGATGGGCGTACTGGTGCTGATTGCCCAGCCGTTCAAGCCAAAACGTCGCGATCTGTTTAGCCGCTAA
- a CDS encoding leucine-rich repeat domain-containing protein codes for MFTIKDDNNSCSSALINAASVMPTTPSRISSQTMTPPRNPEEYHAVWSAWEKVAPQGEGEKRDIAVARMQDCLERNAISLNLSKLNLSSLPDFIPEHIAELHVDRNKIHWLPEKLPKNLDKLYAHDNRLTTLPTDLPGRLSELFLSNNALKEFPQNLPPCISKLDISDNGMEGLVSNTPMSLVYLDLSGNALTDLSTPLPHAIKYISLNDNKIGKLPKKLPTSILYLNLKNNWLESLPKNIFDLSKEAEVHLNQNPLSAKNLLKLNKSLNKTNSTGPRFFY; via the coding sequence ATGTTCACTATAAAAGATGACAACAATTCATGTTCATCAGCATTGATAAACGCAGCATCGGTGATGCCCACCACACCTTCAAGGATATCGTCTCAAACAATGACGCCACCTCGTAATCCTGAAGAATACCATGCTGTTTGGTCAGCATGGGAGAAAGTTGCCCCACAGGGTGAAGGTGAAAAAAGAGATATCGCAGTAGCAAGAATGCAAGATTGTCTGGAAAGAAATGCTATCTCCCTTAACTTAAGTAAACTCAATCTCAGTTCGCTACCAGATTTTATTCCCGAGCACATTGCGGAATTACATGTAGACAGAAACAAAATTCATTGGTTACCTGAAAAATTACCCAAAAATCTCGACAAACTCTATGCCCATGACAATCGATTGACCACGCTGCCCACAGACCTTCCAGGAAGGCTCTCCGAACTGTTCTTATCCAATAATGCCTTAAAAGAATTTCCACAAAACCTACCACCCTGTATATCAAAACTGGATATTAGTGATAACGGAATGGAAGGTCTGGTTAGCAACACGCCCATGTCCTTAGTGTATTTAGATTTAAGTGGCAATGCATTAACGGATTTATCAACACCCTTACCACACGCCATAAAATACATCTCATTAAATGATAACAAAATAGGTAAATTACCCAAAAAATTGCCAACGTCCATTCTGTATCTAAATCTAAAAAACAATTGGTTAGAATCGCTTCCGAAAAATATTTTTGACTTATCAAAAGAGGCGGAGGTTCATCTCAACCAAAATCCGTTATCAGCAAAAAACCTACTAAAACTGAATAAGTCGCTCAACAAAACCAACTCTACTGGCCCCAGGTTTTTTTATTAA
- a CDS encoding RICIN domain-containing protein — protein MKNAKVCSRLAVILALMASSASLMAAEKNTVSEQDLAQASVITLNATTVNGFVSIARGRNCVVLGKNDVPTLLPCPEASKTAPITTTFNIIELSHDWCLADNGIGPVVKRCDIKDPAQHWDALTAGPTHVKNIETKRCLTSVGLDKPLKLQSCTGSFAQSWALPK, from the coding sequence ATGAAAAACGCAAAGGTATGCAGCCGGTTAGCCGTTATTCTGGCTTTAATGGCCAGTTCAGCATCATTGATGGCGGCGGAAAAAAACACAGTCAGTGAACAGGATCTTGCTCAGGCGTCTGTCATTACACTCAACGCCACGACCGTTAACGGCTTTGTGAGTATTGCCAGAGGCCGTAATTGTGTGGTTCTGGGGAAAAATGATGTTCCCACTCTGCTACCGTGTCCCGAGGCATCAAAAACTGCACCTATTACTACGACCTTCAATATCATTGAACTCAGTCATGATTGGTGCCTGGCTGATAACGGGATTGGTCCTGTAGTTAAGAGATGCGATATTAAGGATCCCGCTCAGCATTGGGACGCGCTGACCGCGGGACCAACCCACGTTAAAAATATTGAGACAAAAAGATGCCTGACGTCAGTGGGACTTGATAAACCACTTAAATTGCAAAGCTGCACGGGTTCGTTTGCGCAGTCATGGGCTCTGCCAAAGTAA
- a CDS encoding DUF1090 domain-containing protein, with product MKHTKTLLAGLLVMTPIFSVLATPQAATGCEAKRQDIEQQIDYARTHGNDHRIAGLEKALSELNANCTDEALRAKRESNLREKERKVEKRRQELAEAQANGRKDKISKQQRKLKEAQSELDEARHTLNK from the coding sequence ATGAAACACACTAAAACACTGCTGGCAGGCCTGCTGGTTATGACGCCGATTTTTTCCGTACTAGCAACCCCCCAAGCAGCAACAGGATGCGAAGCCAAACGCCAGGACATTGAGCAGCAAATAGATTATGCCCGCACACACGGCAACGACCATCGCATAGCCGGTTTGGAAAAAGCACTTTCTGAACTTAACGCTAACTGCACCGACGAAGCATTGCGTGCCAAGCGTGAATCCAACTTGCGTGAAAAAGAGCGAAAGGTTGAAAAGCGCCGCCAGGAATTGGCTGAAGCTCAGGCTAACGGGCGTAAAGATAAAATCAGTAAACAACAGAGGAAGCTCAAAGAGGCTCAGTCCGAGCTCGATGAAGCCAGACACACACTAAATAAATAA
- a CDS encoding YcgN family cysteine cluster protein, whose amino-acid sequence MSERDFWQQKTLSEMSDQEWESLCDGCGQCCLHKLIDEDTEELYFTNVACNQLNIKTCQCRNYERRFEYEPDCIKLTRENLLSFDWLPATCAYRLIHEGKDLPGWHPLRAGNKALMHSERISVRHIAVRESEVVDWQDHILNKPEWAR is encoded by the coding sequence ATGAGCGAACGCGATTTTTGGCAGCAAAAAACCTTGTCTGAAATGTCCGATCAAGAGTGGGAGTCCCTGTGCGACGGCTGCGGTCAGTGTTGTTTGCATAAACTCATTGATGAAGACACGGAAGAACTCTACTTCACGAATGTTGCCTGTAATCAGTTAAACATCAAAACCTGCCAATGCCGCAATTATGAGCGGCGATTTGAGTATGAGCCAGATTGCATCAAACTGACGCGGGAAAACCTGCTCTCCTTCGACTGGTTGCCTGCTACCTGCGCTTATCGATTGATTCACGAAGGCAAAGACCTGCCCGGTTGGCATCCGCTGCGAGCAGGTAACAAAGCGCTTATGCACAGTGAACGTATCTCCGTGCGCCACATCGCGGTGCGTGAATCTGAGGTCGTCGATTGGCAGGACCATATCCTGAATAAACCGGAGTGGGCGCGGTAA
- a CDS encoding fumarylacetoacetate hydrolase family protein yields the protein MYQHRDWQGALLDFPVNKVVCVGSNYADHIKEMGNSVAPEPVLFIKPETALCDLRQPVAIPKNLGSVHHEVELAVLIGTPLKQANEERVARAIAGYGVALDLTLRDIQSDCKKAGRPWEKAKGFDGACPISGFIPVAEFGDPQQTDLGVKVNDDIRQQGNTRDMITPILPLIAYMSRFFTLRAGDVILTGTPAGVGPIVSGDMLTITINDRSLSTRII from the coding sequence ATGTACCAACACAGAGACTGGCAGGGCGCACTGCTCGATTTCCCGGTAAATAAAGTGGTTTGCGTCGGCAGTAACTACGCGGACCACATTAAAGAAATGGGAAACTCGGTCGCCCCTGAACCCGTGCTATTTATCAAACCTGAGACCGCACTGTGCGATCTGCGCCAACCGGTGGCTATTCCGAAAAACCTGGGTTCGGTGCATCACGAAGTTGAATTGGCGGTGCTGATCGGCACGCCGCTCAAGCAGGCGAATGAAGAGCGCGTGGCGCGTGCGATTGCCGGTTACGGTGTCGCGCTGGATTTGACGCTGCGTGACATTCAGTCCGACTGCAAAAAGGCCGGTCGCCCTTGGGAAAAGGCCAAAGGGTTTGATGGCGCTTGTCCGATTTCCGGGTTTATTCCCGTCGCGGAGTTTGGCGATCCGCAGCAAACAGATTTAGGCGTAAAAGTGAATGATGACATTCGCCAACAGGGCAACACGCGCGATATGATCACGCCGATTCTGCCATTGATTGCTTATATGAGCCGCTTTTTCACGCTGCGTGCAGGTGATGTGATCCTGACCGGAACCCCAGCGGGCGTTGGCCCGATTGTGTCCGGCGATATGCTGACCATCACTATCAACGATCGCAGCCTCTCCACGCGGATTATCTGA
- a CDS encoding YcgL domain-containing protein — protein sequence MFCVIYRSAKRDQTYLYVDKKDDFSRVPEALMKSFGSPQLVMLLPLDGSKKLASADIEKVKQALKDEGFYLQIPPPPENLLSVHHNVSK from the coding sequence ATGTTTTGTGTGATCTATCGAAGCGCTAAACGCGATCAAACCTACCTCTATGTTGATAAAAAAGACGATTTTTCCCGCGTGCCGGAAGCGCTGATGAAAAGTTTTGGCTCGCCGCAGTTGGTGATGCTATTACCGCTCGATGGCAGCAAAAAATTAGCGTCAGCCGACATTGAAAAAGTAAAGCAGGCGCTTAAGGACGAGGGTTTTTATCTGCAAATACCACCGCCTCCTGAGAATTTGTTATCCGTTCATCACAACGTCAGCAAATAA
- the minC gene encoding septum site-determining protein MinC: protein MSQTPIELKGSNFTLSVVHLYESQPEVIIKALQEKIEQAPAFLKNAPVVINVAALTEEIDWLSIQHAIIATGLHVVGVSGCKDEVLKKAIIKAGLPLLNEGKSPRRAPEPIPVSPAIAKTKVITAPVRSGQQIYAREGDLIVLSSVSAGAEVIADGNIHIYGMMRGRALAGVSGDVQSQIFCTHLAAELVSIAGRYWLSDKIPAAHFGKAVRLKLDQLANDLTIQPLD, encoded by the coding sequence ATGTCACAAACGCCAATTGAGTTAAAAGGCAGCAATTTTACCTTATCGGTTGTTCATTTGTATGAGTCGCAACCCGAGGTAATTATTAAAGCATTACAGGAAAAGATCGAGCAGGCTCCCGCATTTTTAAAAAATGCGCCTGTGGTTATTAATGTTGCCGCCCTGACGGAAGAAATAGACTGGTTATCTATCCAGCACGCTATTATTGCTACAGGGTTACACGTGGTGGGTGTGAGCGGATGTAAGGACGAGGTACTTAAAAAAGCCATTATCAAGGCGGGATTGCCGCTGTTAAATGAAGGCAAGTCACCGCGTCGGGCACCGGAACCTATTCCCGTTTCACCCGCAATAGCCAAAACCAAAGTGATTACCGCGCCGGTTCGTTCCGGACAGCAGATTTATGCCAGAGAGGGCGACTTAATCGTACTGAGCAGCGTCAGCGCCGGTGCAGAAGTTATCGCCGATGGCAATATCCATATTTACGGCATGATGCGGGGCCGAGCGCTGGCGGGCGTCTCGGGTGATGTACAGAGCCAAATCTTCTGTACGCATCTTGCAGCCGAACTGGTATCCATCGCCGGGCGTTACTGGCTCAGTGACAAGATCCCAGCGGCCCATTTCGGGAAGGCCGTGCGTCTTAAGCTCGACCAACTCGCAAACGATTTAACCATACAACCTCTAGACTAA